The proteins below are encoded in one region of Penaeus monodon isolate SGIC_2016 chromosome 32, NSTDA_Pmon_1, whole genome shotgun sequence:
- the LOC119593702 gene encoding uncharacterized protein LOC119593702 isoform X3, with translation MGGKFWQRCILTLALVVGACWGHGRLVDPPSRASAWRFGYDVPIDYNDNEGFCGGLPHQYQNQGGRCGICGDAWDENPRPHEAGGKYATGTIVRTYTEGQTITVRVDLTTNHRGHFEFRICPNNNPSVEASQTCLDEHPLFKADGSGFEHDISTSGEQAVQLQLPRGLTCTHCVMQWRWVTGNKWGYCEDGTEAVGCGPQEEFRACADVAVVAQSTWSSAGFTSAANATSQVSESVTSSYSWYSTPDPITLSPTMKPPRPPTTTWRPTSTRRTTRTHTRRTTSPDAHRNARSAQVHARAYRLQSRGPLVGHTRNGQMVQH, from the exons GTGGTGGGCGCGTGCTGGGGCCACGGGCGGCTGGTGGACCCCCCCTCGCGGGCGTCTGCCTGGAGATTCGGCTATGATGTGCCCATCGACTACAATGACAACGAGGGCTTCTGCGGGGGCTTGCCT CACCAGTACCAGAACCAGGGCGGGCGCTGCGGCATCTGCGGCGACGCGTGGGACGAAAACCCGCGGCCGCACGAGGCCGGCGGGAAGTACGCCACCGGGACGATCGTGCGCACGTACACGGAGGGCCAGACGATCACCGTGCGCGTCGACCTCACTACCAATCACCGCGGCCACTTCGAGTTCCGCATCTGCCCCAACAACAACCCGAGCGTCGAGGCGTCGCAGACCTGCCTCGACGA GCACCCTCTGTTCAAGGCTGACGGCTCAGGCTTCGAGCACGATATCAGCACCAGCGGAGAGCAAGCGGTGCAGCTGCAGCTGCCCCGGGGACTTACGTGTACGCACTGTGTCATGCAG TGGCGCTGGGTGACAGGAAACAAATGGGGCTACTGCGAGGATGGCACCGAGGCGGTCGGATGCGGACCCCAAGAGGAGTTCCGCGCATGCGCTGACGTGGCGGTGGTTGCGCAGTCAACATG GTCCAGCGCCGGCTTCACCAGCGCGGCGAACGCGACCAGCCAGGTTAGTGAGTCGGTGACGAGCAGCTACAGCTGGTACTCTACGCCCGACCCGATCACGCTGAGCCCGACTATGAAGCCGCCCCGGCCGCCCACAACGACCTGGCGCCCAACGTCCACCAGAAGGACCACCAGAACGCACACTAGAAGGACCACGAGCCCCGATGCCCACCGCAACGCCCGCTCAGCTCAAGTCCACGCCCGCGCCTACCGCTTGCAGAGCCGTGGGCCCCTGGTAGGACATACCCGGAATGGACAAATGGTGCAACACTAA
- the LOC119593702 gene encoding uncharacterized protein LOC119593702 isoform X1 — MGGKFWQHCVLTLALVVGACWGHGRLVDPPSRASAWRFGYDVPIDYNDNEGFCGGLPHQYQNQGGRCGICGDAWDENPRPHEAGGKYATGTIVRTYTEGQTITVRVDLTTNHRGHFEFRICPNNNPSVEASQTCLDEHPLFKADGSGFEHDISTSGEQAVQLQLPRGLTCTHCVMQWRWVTGNKWGYCEDGTEAVGCGPQEEFRACADVAVVAQSTWSSAGFTSAANATSQVSESVTSSYSWYSTPDPITLSPTMKPPRPPTTTWRPTSTRRTTRTHTRRTTSPDAHRNARSAQVHARAYRLQSRGPLVGHTRNGQMVQH; from the exons aTGGGAGGCAAATTCTGGCAACACTGCGTTCTGACGCTCGCTCTT GTGGTGGGCGCGTGCTGGGGCCACGGGCGGCTGGTGGACCCCCCCTCGCGGGCGTCTGCCTGGAGATTCGGCTATGATGTGCCCATCGACTACAATGACAACGAGGGCTTCTGCGGGGGCTTGCCT CACCAGTACCAGAACCAGGGCGGGCGCTGCGGCATCTGCGGCGACGCGTGGGACGAAAACCCGCGGCCGCACGAGGCCGGCGGGAAGTACGCCACCGGGACGATCGTGCGCACGTACACGGAGGGCCAGACGATCACCGTGCGCGTCGACCTCACTACCAATCACCGCGGCCACTTCGAGTTCCGCATCTGCCCCAACAACAACCCGAGCGTCGAGGCGTCGCAGACCTGCCTCGACGA GCACCCTCTGTTCAAGGCTGACGGCTCAGGCTTCGAGCACGATATCAGCACCAGCGGAGAGCAAGCGGTGCAGCTGCAGCTGCCCCGGGGACTTACGTGTACGCACTGTGTCATGCAG TGGCGCTGGGTGACAGGAAACAAATGGGGCTACTGCGAGGATGGCACCGAGGCGGTCGGATGCGGACCCCAAGAGGAGTTCCGCGCATGCGCTGACGTGGCGGTGGTTGCGCAGTCAACATG GTCCAGCGCCGGCTTCACCAGCGCGGCGAACGCGACCAGCCAGGTTAGTGAGTCGGTGACGAGCAGCTACAGCTGGTACTCTACGCCCGACCCGATCACGCTGAGCCCGACTATGAAGCCGCCCCGGCCGCCCACAACGACCTGGCGCCCAACGTCCACCAGAAGGACCACCAGAACGCACACTAGAAGGACCACGAGCCCCGATGCCCACCGCAACGCCCGCTCAGCTCAAGTCCACGCCCGCGCCTACCGCTTGCAGAGCCGTGGGCCCCTGGTAGGACATACCCGGAATGGACAAATGGTGCAACACTAA
- the LOC119593702 gene encoding uncharacterized protein LOC119593702 isoform X2, which yields MGGKFWQHCVLTLAIVVGACWGHGRLVDPPSRASAWRFGYDVPIDYNDNEGFCGGLPHQYQNQGGRCGICGDAWDENPRPHEAGGKYATGTIVRTYTEGQTITVRVDLTTNHRGHFEFRICPNNNPSVEASQTCLDEHPLFKADGSGFEHDISTSGEQAVQLQLPRGLTCTHCVMQWRWVTGNKWGYCEDGTEAVGCGPQEEFRACADVAVVAQSTWSSAGFTSAANATSQVSESVTSSYSWYSTPDPITLSPTMKPPRPPTTTWRPTSTRRTTRTHTRRTTSPDAHRNARSAQVHARAYRLQSRGPLVGHTRNGQMVQH from the exons GTGGTGGGCGCGTGCTGGGGCCACGGGCGGCTGGTGGACCCCCCCTCGCGGGCGTCTGCCTGGAGATTCGGCTATGATGTGCCCATCGACTACAATGACAACGAGGGCTTCTGCGGGGGCTTGCCT CACCAGTACCAGAACCAGGGCGGGCGCTGCGGCATCTGCGGCGACGCGTGGGACGAAAACCCGCGGCCGCACGAGGCCGGCGGGAAGTACGCCACCGGGACGATCGTGCGCACGTACACGGAGGGCCAGACGATCACCGTGCGCGTCGACCTCACTACCAATCACCGCGGCCACTTCGAGTTCCGCATCTGCCCCAACAACAACCCGAGCGTCGAGGCGTCGCAGACCTGCCTCGACGA GCACCCTCTGTTCAAGGCTGACGGCTCAGGCTTCGAGCACGATATCAGCACCAGCGGAGAGCAAGCGGTGCAGCTGCAGCTGCCCCGGGGACTTACGTGTACGCACTGTGTCATGCAG TGGCGCTGGGTGACAGGAAACAAATGGGGCTACTGCGAGGATGGCACCGAGGCGGTCGGATGCGGACCCCAAGAGGAGTTCCGCGCATGCGCTGACGTGGCGGTGGTTGCGCAGTCAACATG GTCCAGCGCCGGCTTCACCAGCGCGGCGAACGCGACCAGCCAGGTTAGTGAGTCGGTGACGAGCAGCTACAGCTGGTACTCTACGCCCGACCCGATCACGCTGAGCCCGACTATGAAGCCGCCCCGGCCGCCCACAACGACCTGGCGCCCAACGTCCACCAGAAGGACCACCAGAACGCACACTAGAAGGACCACGAGCCCCGATGCCCACCGCAACGCCCGCTCAGCTCAAGTCCACGCCCGCGCCTACCGCTTGCAGAGCCGTGGGCCCCTGGTAGGACATACCCGGAATGGACAAATGGTGCAACACTAA